From Roseibium alexandrii DFL-11, the proteins below share one genomic window:
- a CDS encoding uridine monophosphate kinase has protein sequence MRLLVKVSGEALAEGSAGVFSDAAISRVSSHLVALAERGHEVAVVVGGGNIFRGTSSSDWNIEHVEADNVGMLGTIANGILLRAKVEATSNLEVRLMSAVDIPAIGEKYIRRRALRHLEKGRLVILSGGIGQPFVTTDYPSVQRAVELECASVLCLKNGIDGVYDSDPKTKPDAKRYRTLSIETAITNSLGFMDRSALVLAKQHNVHVHVIGVDTGIDVVDAVASDAVGTRVSRDAESKFY, from the coding sequence ATGAGACTGTTGGTCAAAGTAAGCGGTGAAGCTCTCGCCGAAGGATCCGCAGGTGTCTTTTCTGACGCGGCGATCTCCAGAGTGTCTTCTCACCTCGTTGCGCTTGCTGAAAGGGGTCACGAAGTTGCGGTTGTTGTCGGTGGCGGAAACATATTCCGGGGCACCAGCTCCTCAGATTGGAATATTGAGCATGTCGAAGCGGACAATGTTGGCATGCTCGGGACCATTGCGAATGGCATTCTTCTTCGGGCTAAGGTGGAAGCGACATCGAACCTTGAAGTCCGGTTAATGTCGGCCGTCGACATTCCGGCAATTGGTGAAAAATACATCCGCCGGCGGGCGCTGCGGCATCTGGAAAAAGGCCGGCTCGTCATCCTGAGCGGAGGGATCGGCCAACCTTTTGTGACCACAGATTATCCTTCGGTCCAGCGTGCCGTTGAACTGGAATGCGCCAGTGTTCTCTGTCTGAAAAACGGTATTGATGGGGTCTACGACAGTGACCCAAAAACCAAACCGGACGCAAAGCGGTATCGGACACTCTCTATCGAAACCGCGATCACCAACTCCTTGGGGTTCATGGACCGTTCGGCCCTGGTCTTGGCCAAACAGCACAATGTTCATGTGCATGTAATTGGTGTTGATACGGGCATAGATGTTGTCGACGCTGTTGCCAGCGATGCTGTCGGCACTCGCGTGTCCCGAGACGCTGAGAGCAAATTTTACTGA
- a CDS encoding heparin lyase I family protein: protein MPSIIFLRFQPVWVRLAGVSISLFCAAGGAMAAQEEVVIEGVPVVVTEESIKCDIDPADVPKDISVKRLVDCNSAELVEIDLPGESIAAIKFTITPDDKKISSGTRAELRDMHVAKNGDETWYRFSTLLPGDFPMESKHRLVMAQWHERVNEGQESLRPPLSHRLWDGRFVVTLWNGERIKKLGSKKGDGEILHSQPELQRELFHEYAYKVVWSPEDDGEIVGWRRECLPADVACINGVWEEFIRHNGPTGYTDKEVNGYYFKIGLYTVREFDVPFTAYHNGYGRGASAADIGLTDPMFQ, encoded by the coding sequence ATGCCAAGCATAATTTTTCTAAGGTTTCAGCCGGTTTGGGTTCGGCTTGCCGGTGTTTCTATCTCTTTGTTTTGTGCAGCCGGTGGTGCGATGGCTGCTCAAGAAGAGGTCGTGATCGAGGGTGTCCCGGTCGTGGTCACCGAGGAATCCATCAAATGCGATATTGACCCGGCCGACGTTCCCAAGGACATCAGTGTCAAGCGGCTCGTGGATTGCAATTCCGCGGAACTTGTCGAAATTGACTTGCCCGGAGAGAGCATCGCGGCCATCAAATTCACGATAACTCCTGACGATAAAAAGATTTCTTCCGGAACCCGTGCTGAGTTGCGCGACATGCACGTTGCCAAAAACGGGGATGAGACCTGGTATCGGTTCTCAACGCTTCTGCCCGGTGATTTCCCAATGGAGTCAAAGCACCGATTGGTGATGGCGCAATGGCACGAGCGGGTGAATGAAGGTCAGGAAAGCCTGCGGCCGCCCTTGTCTCACCGCCTTTGGGATGGTCGGTTTGTTGTCACCCTTTGGAACGGCGAGCGCATCAAGAAGCTTGGATCCAAGAAGGGCGATGGCGAGATCCTGCATTCGCAGCCGGAGCTTCAACGCGAGTTGTTTCACGAATACGCTTATAAGGTCGTCTGGTCTCCTGAGGATGATGGTGAAATTGTCGGTTGGCGGCGCGAGTGCTTACCAGCCGATGTGGCTTGCATAAACGGCGTCTGGGAAGAGTTCATCCGCCACAACGGACCGACAGGCTATACAGACAAAGAGGTCAACGGCTATTACTTCAAGATTGGGCTATATACTGTCCGCGAGTTTGACGTGCCCTTTACCGCTTACCACAACGGCTACGGCAGAGGCGCTTCTGCGGCCGACATCGGCCTCACTGATCCGATGTTTCAATAG
- the bhcR gene encoding HTH-type transcriptional regulator BhcR, with amino-acid sequence MPERENDLIAGRKARGRPRAWDDKSGQNTIKSLDRAMAVFEHLSTQSGVSLSALSDQTGESTATLYRILFTLETRGLVEFDQAQQLWHIGPSAFIVGARFLRRTSLVERARPILRELMEKTGETANLGIQKGDQVLFVSQVETHASIRAFFPPGSLSPLHASGIGKALLAFMPETLCEKILKSSKRERFTSYTLCDAGLLKADLAQAQTRGYSIDGEEKNLGMRCIAAPVFNHYGEIAAGLSISGPTSRVTENKIQSLGSAVMNAAGTLTSALGGEPPIETSDQ; translated from the coding sequence ATGCCAGAACGCGAAAACGACTTGATCGCCGGGAGAAAGGCACGGGGGCGGCCGCGCGCTTGGGACGATAAGAGCGGTCAGAACACCATCAAATCACTCGATAGGGCGATGGCTGTTTTTGAGCATTTGAGCACGCAGTCGGGGGTTTCCTTGTCGGCGCTCTCCGACCAGACTGGAGAATCCACTGCAACGCTCTACCGGATCCTTTTTACGCTTGAAACGCGGGGGTTGGTTGAGTTCGACCAAGCCCAGCAACTCTGGCACATCGGCCCATCCGCGTTCATCGTGGGTGCCCGCTTCTTGCGCCGCACCAGTCTTGTTGAGCGGGCACGGCCAATCTTGCGGGAGCTCATGGAAAAGACAGGCGAAACCGCCAATCTCGGCATTCAAAAAGGAGATCAGGTGCTGTTCGTCAGTCAGGTGGAAACGCATGCCAGCATCCGGGCCTTCTTTCCGCCTGGCTCCTTGTCTCCTCTGCACGCATCCGGGATCGGCAAGGCCCTACTCGCCTTCATGCCCGAAACACTGTGTGAGAAAATCCTGAAGAGCTCCAAGCGGGAACGCTTTACCAGCTACACATTATGCGACGCCGGGCTCCTGAAAGCCGATCTGGCCCAAGCGCAAACGCGCGGCTATTCGATTGACGGGGAGGAAAAAAACCTCGGCATGCGCTGCATCGCAGCGCCGGTCTTCAACCACTATGGCGAGATCGCAGCCGGGTTGTCGATCTCGGGACCAACAAGCCGGGTAACAGAGAACAAAATCCAGAGCCTTGGCTCCGCCGTCATGAATGCAGCCGGGACGCTGACATCCGCACTCGGCGGAGAACCGCCTATTGAAACATCGGATCAGTGA
- the bhcA gene encoding L-aspartate--glyoxylate aminotransferase BhcA, which produces MSFQNPVFIPGPTNMPDALRKACDMPTLDHRSPLFGEILQPALSGVKKILKSELAEVFIFPSTGTGGWETVITNTLSPGDKILAARNGMFSHRWIDLCQRHGLDVVIVDTPWGTGLPADRYEEILAADTHHEIKAVLATHNETATGVKSDIAAVRRALNNAKHPALLYVDGVSSIASMDFRMDEWGVDAAVTGSQKGFMLPAGLAIVGLSPKAQAAVDQGKLPRTFFDIRDMRKSYAVNAYPYTPAVGLLNGLKHSCDMLLSEGLDNVFARHHRIAEGVRAAVHAWGLQLCAGSRDVYSDTVSAIRTPEGFNATDIITHAAGKYGVAFGVGLGEVAGKVFRIGHLGSLTDVMTLSGLATAEMVMADLGLSIKLGSGVAAAQDYYRTEEAVSSKEAA; this is translated from the coding sequence ATGAGCTTTCAAAACCCTGTTTTTATTCCAGGTCCCACAAACATGCCGGATGCGCTTCGCAAAGCGTGCGATATGCCGACACTGGACCACCGTTCACCGCTGTTTGGTGAAATTCTCCAGCCGGCACTTTCGGGGGTAAAAAAGATACTCAAGAGCGAGCTTGCAGAGGTTTTCATCTTTCCATCGACTGGTACCGGTGGATGGGAAACAGTGATCACGAACACTTTAAGCCCGGGCGACAAGATCCTGGCGGCTCGCAACGGGATGTTCTCCCATCGCTGGATCGACCTTTGTCAGCGTCACGGGCTTGACGTTGTGATTGTTGATACGCCGTGGGGAACTGGTTTGCCCGCGGATCGCTACGAAGAAATTTTGGCCGCAGACACCCATCATGAAATCAAGGCGGTGCTTGCTACGCACAATGAGACGGCAACGGGCGTTAAATCGGATATTGCCGCAGTTCGCCGGGCGCTCAACAATGCCAAGCATCCGGCGCTGCTTTATGTCGACGGCGTCAGCTCCATTGCTTCCATGGATTTCCGGATGGACGAGTGGGGCGTTGATGCCGCTGTCACGGGATCGCAGAAAGGCTTCATGCTGCCGGCAGGCCTTGCAATCGTCGGATTGTCGCCGAAGGCGCAGGCCGCCGTCGACCAGGGGAAACTGCCGCGGACCTTCTTCGACATTCGCGACATGCGGAAATCCTATGCGGTCAATGCTTACCCCTACACACCTGCGGTTGGACTGCTTAACGGCCTGAAACACAGCTGCGACATGCTGCTGTCTGAAGGCCTCGACAATGTGTTTGCCCGGCACCATCGCATCGCAGAAGGCGTGCGCGCTGCCGTCCATGCCTGGGGGCTTCAGCTTTGTGCGGGATCCCGCGATGTCTATTCCGACACGGTCAGCGCCATTCGAACCCCTGAGGGCTTCAACGCCACGGACATCATCACCCATGCAGCCGGGAAATACGGTGTTGCGTTTGGCGTTGGCCTCGGGGAAGTGGCCGGCAAGGTCTTCCGGATCGGGCACCTCGGAAGCCTCACCGACGTCATGACCCTCTCTGGTCTGGCAACAGCGGAAATGGTCATGGCGGACCTGGGTCTTTCCATCAAACTGGGCTCAGGCGTTGCCGCGGCTCAAGACTACTACCGCACCGAGGAGGCCGTTTCCTCAAAGGAGGCTGCATGA
- the bhcB gene encoding beta-hydroxyaspartate dehydratase BhcB — protein MKTNALNSYVPTLEDILVAHERIKPHVHRTPVLTSSFLNDLTGAELFFKCENFQKAGAFKVRGASNAVFGLDEETAKSGVATHSSGNHALSLSYAAGRRGIPCHVVMPHTAPQAKKDAVRGYGGIITECEPSTSSREAVFAEVEEKTGAEFVHPYNDPRVIAGQGTCSKELMEQTDGLDMVIAPIGGGGMVSGTCLTLSNLAPEVKIFAAEPEQADDAARSLRAGHIIADDAPKTVADGLKVPLKDLTWHFVSNYVSDVLTASEQEIVEAMRLTWARLKIVMEPSSAVPLATILKNKHIFAGKRVGVIITGGNVDLNKLPWTL, from the coding sequence ATGAAAACCAACGCCCTGAACTCTTACGTCCCAACCCTGGAAGACATTCTGGTTGCGCATGAACGGATCAAGCCGCACGTGCATCGCACCCCGGTTCTGACGTCTTCCTTCTTGAATGATCTGACCGGCGCTGAGCTGTTCTTCAAGTGTGAGAATTTTCAGAAAGCAGGTGCCTTCAAGGTGCGCGGTGCCTCCAATGCGGTTTTCGGCCTGGATGAAGAAACAGCGAAATCAGGTGTTGCCACACACAGTTCGGGCAATCATGCCCTCAGCTTGTCATATGCAGCGGGCCGGCGTGGCATCCCGTGTCACGTGGTTATGCCGCATACAGCACCGCAGGCCAAAAAGGATGCCGTGCGCGGCTATGGTGGCATCATCACGGAGTGCGAACCGTCAACCTCCAGCCGCGAAGCGGTCTTTGCCGAAGTGGAGGAAAAGACCGGCGCCGAATTCGTCCATCCCTACAACGACCCACGCGTGATTGCCGGGCAGGGAACCTGTTCCAAGGAACTTATGGAGCAGACTGATGGTCTCGACATGGTGATTGCGCCGATTGGCGGCGGCGGGATGGTCTCTGGAACATGCCTGACCCTGTCCAACCTGGCACCGGAGGTAAAGATCTTCGCGGCCGAACCGGAACAGGCGGACGATGCCGCGCGCAGCCTCCGCGCCGGTCACATCATCGCGGACGATGCTCCCAAAACCGTTGCCGATGGCCTGAAAGTGCCGCTTAAGGATCTGACATGGCACTTCGTCTCCAATTACGTATCGGATGTCTTGACGGCTTCCGAGCAAGAGATTGTCGAGGCGATGCGGCTGACCTGGGCGCGCTTGAAAATCGTCATGGAGCCATCCTCCGCCGTGCCGCTCGCGACAATCTTGAAGAACAAGCACATCTTCGCGGGCAAGCGTGTTGGTGTCATCATCACCGGCGGCAACGTCGACCTGAACAAACTCCCTTGGACCCTTTGA
- the bhcC gene encoding 3-hydroxy-D-aspartate aldolase BhcC — protein sequence MNAITGFEKLEVGYHVPAVPGMDEKDIQTPCLVLDLDALERNIKKMGDYAKAHGMRHRVHGKMHKSVDVAKLQERLGGAVGVCCQKVSEAEVFARGGIKDVLVSNQVRDPAKIKRLAQLPKLGARTLVCVDDIDNVAELSAAAVEAGTTLEVFIEIDCGAGRCGVTTTDAVVEIANAVDAAPGLKFTGIQAYQGAMQHLDTYEARKEKLDVAIAMVKDAVEGLKAAGLEPELVSGGGTGSYYFESNSGVYNELQCGSYAFMDADYGRVLDKDGNRIDQGEWENALFILTQVMSHAKADKAICDAGLKAQSVDSGLPFIFGRYDVEYVKCSDEHGVIADPDGVLKVGEKLKLVPGHCDPTANVHDWYVGVRHGKVETVWPVSARGKAY from the coding sequence ATGAACGCAATAACTGGATTTGAAAAACTTGAGGTTGGGTACCACGTTCCGGCTGTCCCGGGGATGGACGAAAAAGACATCCAAACGCCGTGCCTGGTGCTCGATCTTGACGCGCTGGAGCGCAACATCAAGAAGATGGGTGACTATGCCAAGGCCCATGGCATGCGCCACCGGGTGCACGGCAAGATGCACAAGTCCGTTGACGTTGCCAAATTGCAGGAACGTTTGGGCGGTGCGGTTGGCGTTTGCTGCCAGAAGGTGAGCGAGGCCGAGGTTTTTGCACGCGGCGGCATCAAGGATGTTCTCGTGTCCAACCAGGTGCGCGACCCGGCGAAGATCAAACGCCTCGCCCAGCTGCCGAAGCTCGGCGCTCGTACATTGGTTTGCGTCGATGATATCGACAATGTTGCTGAGCTCTCGGCAGCAGCAGTCGAGGCTGGGACGACGCTGGAAGTCTTCATTGAAATCGACTGCGGTGCCGGCCGTTGCGGTGTCACAACAACGGACGCAGTTGTCGAAATCGCAAACGCTGTTGATGCAGCGCCAGGGCTGAAATTCACCGGCATTCAGGCCTATCAGGGGGCCATGCAGCATCTCGATACATACGAGGCGCGCAAGGAGAAGCTCGACGTTGCCATTGCCATGGTCAAGGACGCGGTCGAGGGCCTGAAGGCCGCCGGTCTGGAGCCGGAACTGGTCTCCGGTGGCGGCACTGGGTCTTACTATTTTGAATCCAATTCAGGTGTCTACAACGAGCTGCAGTGCGGGTCGTATGCTTTCATGGATGCGGACTATGGCCGGGTCCTGGACAAGGACGGTAACCGCATTGATCAGGGCGAGTGGGAGAATGCCCTCTTCATTCTTACCCAGGTCATGAGCCACGCAAAGGCCGATAAGGCGATCTGCGATGCCGGTTTGAAAGCCCAGTCCGTCGACAGCGGTCTGCCGTTTATTTTTGGCCGGTACGATGTTGAGTACGTCAAATGCTCCGACGAGCACGGGGTGATTGCCGATCCGGATGGTGTCTTGAAAGTCGGCGAAAAGCTGAAGCTCGTCCCCGGTCACTGCGACCCGACGGCCAATGTCCATGATTGGTACGTTGGGGTCCGCCATGGCAAGGTCGAGACGGTCTGGCCGGTCTCTGCCCGCGGCAAGGCTTACTGA
- the bhcD gene encoding iminosuccinate reductase BhcD gives MIIVPEKEIAALLGRAEAFEAVESVFAAMSSGVAYNFPVIREAIGHADALYGFKSGFDRSSLALGLKSGGYWPGNADKGLTNHQSTVFLFDADTGKAKAVVGGNLLTALRTAAASAVSIKHLARKHAKVLGMIGAGHQSAFQMRAAVEQRSFEKVIGWNLHPEMLSRLEETAAELDLPFEAVDLDRLGAEADVIISITSSFDPILKVSQVTPGTHLACMGTDTKGKQEVEAELVAKATVFTDQVAQSSTIGECQYAVASGLISESDINEIGAVINGNHKGRTSVDEITLFDGTGVGLQDLAVASKVVDLAVEKGIAISVDF, from the coding sequence ATGATCATTGTTCCTGAAAAAGAAATAGCGGCCCTTCTGGGTCGTGCCGAAGCTTTTGAAGCGGTCGAAAGCGTATTCGCTGCCATGTCGAGCGGGGTTGCCTATAATTTTCCGGTTATCCGAGAGGCGATCGGGCACGCTGATGCCCTTTATGGCTTCAAATCCGGGTTTGACCGGTCATCTCTGGCATTGGGATTGAAGTCCGGCGGGTACTGGCCAGGCAATGCCGACAAGGGTCTGACCAACCACCAGTCGACGGTTTTTCTCTTCGATGCGGATACCGGCAAGGCCAAGGCTGTCGTCGGCGGCAATCTGTTGACCGCATTGCGGACAGCGGCCGCCTCTGCGGTTTCGATCAAGCACTTGGCACGCAAGCATGCCAAGGTTCTAGGCATGATCGGTGCGGGTCATCAATCCGCGTTTCAGATGCGAGCAGCTGTCGAGCAGCGATCTTTCGAGAAGGTGATCGGTTGGAACCTGCATCCGGAAATGCTGTCCCGGCTGGAAGAGACGGCCGCTGAACTTGACCTGCCATTTGAAGCCGTGGATCTAGATCGCCTGGGGGCGGAAGCCGATGTGATCATCTCCATCACATCCAGCTTCGATCCGATCCTGAAAGTCTCACAGGTCACGCCTGGAACGCATCTCGCCTGTATGGGAACGGACACCAAAGGCAAACAGGAAGTGGAAGCCGAACTTGTTGCCAAGGCCACCGTTTTCACGGATCAAGTTGCTCAAAGCTCCACGATTGGAGAGTGCCAGTACGCTGTCGCAAGCGGTCTGATTTCCGAGAGCGACATCAACGAAATAGGGGCTGTCATCAACGGCAATCATAAGGGCCGGACGTCAGTGGATGAAATTACTCTTTTCGACGGTACAGGTGTCGGTCTTCAGGATCTTGCTGTGGCGTCGAAAGTTGTCGATTTGGCGGTCGAAAAAGGCATCGCCATCTCGGTCGACTTCTAA
- a CDS encoding uracil-xanthine permease family protein codes for MSNASIGSPEQLRDPNYTPPLAKAIPLGIQHVLAMFVSNVTPAIIVAGAAGFGFGSNSPDFPELLYLIQMSMLFAGVATLLQTITLGPVGAGLPIVQGTSFAFLPIMIPLVAGKGVDGLAAVFGGVIIGGMFHAVLGLFIGKIRFALPPLVTGLVVTMIGLSLVKVGIQYAAGGVPAIGTPEYGSLLNWSAALVVIFVTLGLKFYARGMLSVSAVLLGLIAGYIYALMTGMLTFDTIASSWSNASAFALPQPFKYGFEISAAAVIGFCLMGFVSAIETVGDVTGITKGGAGRDATDKEISGATYADGLGSTVAGLFGAFPNTSFSQNVGLIAMTGVMSRHVVTCGAVFLIICGLVPKVGGLIRTVPIEVLGGGVIVMFGMVVAAGVSMLSDVNWNRRNMVIFAIALTIGLGLKLDPGALQHMPDTARILLTTGLLPAAAIAIVLNLILPDELSEEATEEVSGGMSGHGKGSLPAE; via the coding sequence ATGAGTAACGCATCGATCGGATCGCCGGAGCAATTGCGCGATCCCAACTATACTCCGCCTTTGGCAAAGGCAATTCCGCTCGGGATCCAGCACGTCCTGGCCATGTTTGTTTCAAATGTCACACCCGCGATCATCGTGGCTGGAGCCGCCGGTTTCGGCTTCGGGTCGAATTCGCCCGATTTTCCCGAGCTTCTTTACCTGATCCAGATGTCGATGCTGTTTGCCGGTGTGGCGACACTGCTTCAGACCATTACCTTGGGCCCGGTCGGCGCAGGGCTGCCAATTGTACAAGGCACATCCTTTGCCTTCCTGCCGATCATGATTCCGCTTGTCGCCGGAAAAGGCGTTGACGGGCTCGCAGCCGTCTTTGGCGGGGTTATCATCGGCGGCATGTTCCATGCGGTACTGGGTCTGTTTATCGGAAAAATCCGTTTTGCCCTACCGCCGCTTGTCACAGGATTGGTCGTTACCATGATAGGTCTGTCGCTGGTGAAGGTCGGGATCCAATATGCCGCCGGCGGAGTACCGGCCATCGGCACTCCGGAATACGGGTCTTTGCTCAACTGGTCTGCGGCGCTGGTGGTCATCTTCGTCACACTTGGACTCAAGTTCTATGCCAGAGGTATGCTGTCGGTTTCTGCAGTGCTGCTGGGCCTGATTGCAGGTTACATTTATGCCCTAATGACCGGGATGCTGACTTTCGACACCATTGCGTCTTCCTGGTCAAATGCCAGTGCATTCGCCCTGCCGCAGCCTTTCAAATACGGGTTTGAAATCTCTGCAGCTGCGGTCATCGGCTTCTGTCTCATGGGCTTTGTTTCGGCAATCGAAACCGTGGGCGACGTAACCGGGATTACAAAAGGCGGCGCAGGCCGCGACGCAACCGACAAGGAAATTTCCGGTGCGACCTACGCCGACGGTCTGGGCAGCACGGTCGCCGGTTTGTTCGGCGCATTTCCGAACACATCCTTCAGCCAGAACGTCGGCCTGATCGCCATGACCGGTGTCATGAGCCGGCATGTGGTGACGTGTGGCGCTGTCTTCCTGATTATCTGCGGGTTGGTTCCAAAGGTCGGTGGTTTGATCCGCACCGTCCCGATTGAGGTTCTTGGCGGCGGCGTCATCGTCATGTTCGGAATGGTTGTCGCTGCGGGTGTCTCAATGCTTTCAGATGTAAACTGGAACCGCCGCAACATGGTGATCTTCGCGATTGCCCTGACAATCGGACTGGGCCTTAAGCTGGACCCGGGCGCCCTGCAGCATATGCCAGATACGGCCCGGATCCTGCTGACGACCGGGCTTCTGCCTGCAGCAGCGATCGCCATTGTCCTCAACCTGATCCTTCCAGATGAACTATCCGAGGAAGCGACCGAAGAAGTCTCTGGCGGCATGTCCGGTCATGGCAAAGGGTCTCTACCGGCGGAGTAA
- the uraH gene encoding hydroxyisourate hydrolase, protein MAGYLTTHVLDTAQGCPGKGIKIDLYRISGDSRVFVRSLVTNDDGRTDSHILPADEFETGTYELEFHVGAYFDDAGGSLPNPKFLDVVPLRFGMSEDAHYHVPLLVTAYSYSTYRGS, encoded by the coding sequence ATGGCCGGATATCTCACCACCCATGTTCTCGACACCGCCCAGGGCTGTCCCGGCAAGGGGATCAAGATCGACCTCTACCGGATCTCGGGTGACAGCCGCGTGTTCGTTCGCAGCCTTGTGACGAATGATGATGGCCGGACAGACAGTCACATTCTTCCAGCTGATGAGTTCGAAACCGGCACGTACGAACTCGAGTTTCATGTCGGAGCATATTTCGATGACGCTGGTGGTTCGCTGCCGAATCCAAAGTTTCTGGACGTCGTCCCATTGCGCTTCGGCATGTCTGAGGACGCGCATTATCACGTGCCGCTCCTCGTCACGGCATATAGCTACTCCACTTACCGCGGGAGCTGA
- a CDS encoding LysR family transcriptional regulator, with translation MAYLESLRVFTRVVELGSITAGGRDLRMTPAVASKRIKELEKHLGARLFNRTTRSLTPTEVGKVFYEHAVKALESINDAEAAVASFSDMPRGVLRITAPLGAGRRIISPLVPKFVEQFPATEVHMRLSDRKVDIMSDGLDVAFFIGTPEDSNLKLRKIADCPRVLCAAPGYLEKHGTPQSPDDLLTCEHNCLLLRYPHSPEYYWVLETKDGPRKLQVSGKFDVDHSDVLTDWAISGYGIVNKPRFDVAEHLRKGDLVEILIDTPPPPTIFGCLYPHRRLQDPKIRHFVDFVIKHADLSDRATAAE, from the coding sequence ATGGCCTATCTGGAAAGCCTGCGAGTCTTCACGCGGGTGGTTGAGCTCGGCAGCATAACTGCCGGCGGGCGGGATCTGCGCATGACACCGGCGGTGGCAAGCAAGCGGATCAAGGAGCTGGAAAAGCATCTGGGTGCCCGGCTGTTCAATCGGACAACACGCTCCCTGACACCGACAGAAGTCGGCAAAGTTTTCTACGAACATGCTGTAAAAGCATTGGAATCCATCAATGACGCGGAGGCGGCCGTTGCAAGTTTCTCCGATATGCCGCGCGGTGTATTGCGGATCACCGCGCCGCTCGGAGCAGGACGCCGGATCATCTCGCCGCTTGTGCCTAAGTTCGTTGAACAGTTTCCAGCAACAGAAGTTCACATGCGTTTATCCGACCGCAAAGTCGACATCATGTCGGACGGTTTGGACGTTGCTTTCTTTATTGGCACGCCGGAAGATTCCAACCTGAAACTGCGAAAGATCGCCGATTGTCCGCGCGTTCTGTGTGCTGCGCCGGGATATCTTGAAAAGCACGGTACACCCCAATCACCGGATGATCTTTTGACCTGCGAACACAACTGCCTTTTGCTCCGTTATCCGCATTCCCCGGAATATTATTGGGTTCTGGAGACCAAAGATGGGCCACGAAAACTACAAGTCTCCGGGAAGTTCGACGTCGATCACAGCGACGTTCTCACAGATTGGGCCATAAGCGGATACGGCATCGTCAACAAACCCCGGTTCGATGTTGCCGAGCACTTGCGAAAGGGAGATCTTGTGGAGATCCTCATCGACACGCCGCCGCCGCCGACAATTTTCGGCTGCCTTTATCCGCACCGCCGCTTACAGGACCCTAAAATTCGGCACTTTGTCGATTTTGTCATCAAGCATGCCGATCTTAGCGATCGCGCCACAGCAGCAGAATAA